From Proteus vulgaris:
AGGCTACGATAAGTTAAGAGGTAAGCAACGAGCCCCTTCAGTAAATTGGCTTCGCCCTAAAGGCGGAAATGCTCAACAGATGATTGAGGTTGCTGAAAAATCCTTAGCTCAAGGCCACTCTCATATTGAATTTATGTTGCACTCATCTGAATTTATGCCAGGTGGTAGTCCAACATTTCGTACTGAAAAAGATATTGAAGGGTTATATCATGATTTAGAAACGTTATTTAGTTTCTTGTCAGATAAAGTGCAGGGAATGACGTTAGCTGAGTATTATAAAATAAAAAATAAGGCATCATTATAATGTTTTTTAAGATGGGTTGGCAACAAGGTTCAGAATTGGAATACCGAGAAGCATATACTAAATTTGGAGGTAGTGTAATCACTTCCCCTGACTTGCTTAATTTTATTCATCAGCGCTTTAATTTGGATGAGAAATTTTATATAAGAAAAGATAGAAATAATCAAATTATAGGTGCTTTTTGTACTTGGCATGATAAGTATTTAGCGGGAGAACAGAAAATAGCACATAATTTAGGACTTTATCGTTATATGCTAAATTTCGATGAAATTATATTACCATTGTCGACAGAGGAAAAAGTATTTTTACCTGCAAAAAGTAAATTTTTATCCGAAAAACATAAAGAGCAAGTAATAAATGCATTTGAGAAAATTAATGCTCATCGCGAGATATGTTTAGTGAAATCATTTTCTAAAAAAACAATTAGTACTCGAAATAGAGAATTAAATAAATTTATTAAAAAAGGTGGGAGTGTTGTTAATGTATCTAAATATTCAGTAGAAGAATTTACGGATATTTATGATGAACTTTATTTCAAAAGACGAAATGAACATTCGAATAAAAAAGAGATACAGGAAATATTAAATACATTCCCTGATTTAGTCTTTGGTAATATATTATGGCTAGAGAATAATCCAGTTGCTATGCAATATGTTATAAGGAAAGAATCACCAAACTGGGTTTGTTTTGATTATATTAATAGCGGAATGGATATGAGTTATCCTGATTTATCTCTAGGAACAATAGCTGCCTGGGTAAATGTCCGTGATGCAATTGAATATACAAATAAAAGAAATTTAGAATTAAGATATTGTTTTGGTAGGCCAACATTTGATTACAAAGAAAGATGGTGTAACCGTTCCTCTCTACAAAGAGTAATATCAATATAGTTAGATTGGCTTTTTCATGCATAATACCTTGAAATTAAATTATATTTTTTAATCTTTACAATCTACTTTTGGG
This genomic window contains:
- a CDS encoding antimicrobial resistance protein Mig-14, which translates into the protein MGWQQGSELEYREAYTKFGGSVITSPDLLNFIHQRFNLDEKFYIRKDRNNQIIGAFCTWHDKYLAGEQKIAHNLGLYRYMLNFDEIILPLSTEEKVFLPAKSKFLSEKHKEQVINAFEKINAHREICLVKSFSKKTISTRNRELNKFIKKGGSVVNVSKYSVEEFTDIYDELYFKRRNEHSNKKEIQEILNTFPDLVFGNILWLENNPVAMQYVIRKESPNWVCFDYINSGMDMSYPDLSLGTIAAWVNVRDAIEYTNKRNLELRYCFGRPTFDYKERWCNRSSLQRVISI